GCACGCCATCAGTTACACCGTGGAGCGCGAGAACGAGGCGACCGCCCGCCCGTTCATCTACAAGCTGTCCACGCTGGGCTTCAAGGTGCGGCGCATGAACCTCACGCTGCACCACGTCACCGACGGCGGCAAGGCCATCTACGAGGGCAACTGGGACATGGGCATCGTGGCCGACATGGTCCGCATGATGGACTCCATGGACATCATCGTGCTGGGCAGCGGCGACGGCGATTACACCGACATCGTCGAGGTGCTTCAGGAGCGCGGCAAGCGGGTGGAGGTCATCGCGTTCCGCGAGCACACCGCGCAGAAACTCATCGACGCCGCCGACCGCTTCACGCACCTGCCCGACATCGAGGGTGGCCTGATGCCTGCG
The genomic region above belongs to Deinococcus seoulensis and contains:
- a CDS encoding LabA-like NYN domain-containing protein, whose amino-acid sequence is MQYIVHRPRVGVFIDTQNLYHSARDLLERTVNFETILNVATHERELVHAISYTVERENEATARPFIYKLSTLGFKVRRMNLTLHHVTDGGKAIYEGNWDMGIVADMVRMMDSMDIIVLGSGDGDYTDIVEVLQERGKRVEVIAFREHTAQKLIDAADRFTHLPDIEGGLMPARTPKASKTEE